A genome region from Triticum aestivum cultivar Chinese Spring chromosome 2B, IWGSC CS RefSeq v2.1, whole genome shotgun sequence includes the following:
- the LOC123042468 gene encoding uncharacterized protein, with amino-acid sequence MKARQFMNVVMQRYGSSSTWYTVSRIKAGEHLFYGSTAEARAAEKSKVNMDWQSPGVVPPWMETVSPIPPPRLRFERSIPDNKRMDFLPFYGRGSSGASKILCVDAEGHTVLYDMPAGSLQPIPHLNSPKGSRPISFSATNREASDHERADVFYVMGRFPSSYDPYNFEVLMYCDPSNGRTMRGWNWLKLPTPPAYADNCIVNSHALLDVEGDRILVVSSGEESLGTYCFNTASRKWFKAGSWRLPFFDRAVLVPELDNLVFGIANDEGHPFCAMDIISRILTKRGRPSVYTWPHLDDLPQDWAMMDCSFVYLGAGRFCITKIFEFGFDQRTGHTTHAGAVMSGVEVVRRHKKSGLVMVNHRSKFYNFVSDEIERVL; translated from the coding sequence ATGAAGGCGCGGCAGTTCATGAATGTTGTGATGCAGAGGTATGGCAGTAGCAGCACCTGGTATACGGTGAGTCGAATCAAGGCCGGCGAGCATCTCTTCTACGGATCCACGGCGGAAGCACGGGCGGCAGAAAAATCCAAGGTCAATATGGATTGGCAATCACCAGGCGTGGTGCCACCATGGATGGAGACCGTCTCGCCGATTCCTCCGCCCAGGCTCAGGTTCGAACGGTCCATCCCAGACAACAAAAGGATGGATTTCCTGCCCTTCTATGGACGAGGCAGCAGCGGCGCTAGCAAGATCCTCTGCGTGGACGCCGAGGGGCACACCGTCCTATACGACATGCCCGCCGGTTCCCTCCAGCCAATTCCACACCTCAACAGTCCCAAGGGGAGCAGGCCTATCAGCTTCTCCGCCACTAATCGCGAAGCCTCTGACCATGAACGTGCTGATGTCTTCTACGTCATGGGAAGGTTCCCTTCCAGCTACGATCCCTACAACTTCGAGGTACTCATGTACTGTGACCCTTCCAATGGCAGGACGATGAGAGGCTGGAACTGGCTCAAGCTACCAACACCACCTGCCTATGCTGACAATTGCATAGTCAATTCCCATGCGCTGCTTGACGTTGAAGGTGACAGAATTCTTGTTGTCTCCTCCGGAGAAGAAAGCCTTGGCACCTACTGCTTCAACACGGCCAGTCGCAAGTGGTTCAAGGCCGGCTCCTGGAGGCTGCCATTCTTTGATCGTGCCGTGCTTGTGCCAGAGCTAGACAACCTCGTGTTTGGAATTGCTAATGATGAAGGCCACCCCTTTTGTGCAATGGATATCATCTCCCGTATTCTCACGAAGAGGGGTCGGCCTTCGGTGTACACTTGGCCACACCTTGACGATCTGCCTCAGGACTGGGCGATGATGGATTGCAGCTTTGTCTACTTGGGAGCTGGGAGGTTTTGCATCACCAAAATCTTTGAGTTTGGTTTCGACCAACGTACAGGCCACACGACTCACGCGGGTGCTGTCATGTCTGGTGTGGAGGTAGTGCGTCGTCACAAGAAGTCTGGACTCGTTATGGTCAACCATAGGTCCAAATTCTACAACTTCGTCTCGGATGAAATCGAGCGTGTCTTGTAA